The window AGGTGGGGGCTAGCGCGGCGTCCGGGGGCTGTCCCTCCTCCCGCTCCCATGACCGTTCGTTGCCGGATGGACGGCCAGGATGTCGCGTGCTGACGTGGCCCAATGAGAGACCTCGGAATTGACCAGGAATCATATATAGAGATGTGTATACCATGGTATCCACCATGCATCGTCAAAACAACTTTTTTATGGAAAAGTCCTAAATAGAACACAAACTTGTATAAATTAAGAGAGACAAAAACCACAAATATAACTTGAGATTAAagttatcttttttatttcacAGTCAAGTGAacctaaaaatattttagattatttttttagaGGGAAGGCTGCAAGAGGAGGCTTAGGCTGGCTCAAGGAACCACTTGGTTCACCAGCCCCTCATGTTTTAGGCTAATCTGAATGACAAGTCCTTAGGGATTAAATTTAACCTTTTCCATTAAGAAACCAGATGCGTGGCTGATGGTTTCAAATCTAAAAGCATATCGCCGGGAGGATTTATATTTGAAACTTTGGTCGTAAATGGTTCAAAAAGCTATAATAAATCCCAAGAAACAACTTGGAGGATTTATccattttctttaaaaaaaaacaaatattccAGACTGTGTTCCCAAACCAAACTGCGCTCGAGGCTCGACCCACCCGCGAACCGGGCCGGGCCGTTCGGTTCAATCGAGCCGCGTGAACGAACCAATCGCCAGGAAATCCCTGGCGGCTTTCCTCGCCTCCTCGTCCCGACCCCAATCCAGACGACTCCACACCTTCCCTTCCGCCGCAACTccacccttcttcctcctcccatcGTCGTCGGCTCGTCCCCTCCTGGGCTAGCGGCCTAGCGCGGAGCGGGGATCCATCCGGACTAGGATTCGGTTCTCCCTTTGCCGGTAAGGAAGCCCTAGCTTGCTTGGGTGCATTGCTTTTTGGGGGCGGCATTTGTTTTCCAATTTTCTCTGAGTTTTACCTGAACCCTAATGCCCCTCGTCAGGTCCGCCGCTCGCACACGATGTTTCCCTGTCACGGAGTTGCTACCGCGAATGCTCACCTGCTTGGTGTTGCTGGCGCCCGATATGGTTCCCCCGCGCGGCCGTTTCTGCGTGCTAGACCGGCGTTTCTGAGCCTGCGGGATCCTGCATTTTGTCATGAGCAGAAATCCTTCGCTTTGAGAGGTAAAATTCACTTTATTTTCTTCCTTACGAGCAATTTTAATGGTGTGAATGAATGTTGTTTATGCTTGCACTTCTCTTTGAGGACGTTATCTTTTCATTGAAAAAATGCGATCCAATTCATATCCATTCAGAGTACTCTAGTCGGCTACTGGACAGCATTGGTTGAATTATCATCTGGATATGCTTGAGTGTAATTGTGCTGCGCCTTTTGACTTATTGTTACCTCTGAGCTCTATCTCGAATTCTCGATTAGCAAGATCATTGTCCTTTCTTAATATTGTTTTGTGTGAAGAATTACGAGTTAGACATAGTGTGATCATCTGGGAACTTTTGACAATATCTATTTCGAGCTTTGTTGTATTTGTTCCACAAGTCCAATTTTTcagtatttgttttttttttcagaaaatggAAAGTTACATGATCAAAGGAGCAAGTTAGTAAATTAATTCCAAGTTCTACATGCTCCCCTGGCAGAATATAGGTTGACTAATTTTTTTGAGATCGGTGAATTGTAGAAAGTAGTTTGTAGGATGAAATGGGTATATTATGCGTGCTTGTCTTTTAGCTCTGAAAACCCAGTGTGTTTAATAACCTGTATTATTTGTTTTACCAAAGGCAAGGGAGTCTGTAATTTTAATGTACAAAATATGTGAGTGACAGCAAAAGTTTGCTATGGTTCAGTGGGCACTTCATGGCAGTATGGCATTGGCATCTTATCTTTAGCAATGCATGATTAAATTGTTATGGAGATCACTAAATTAATGTTCTAGTCCAATTCAGCTATAAGTTGGTATTATGCTGAAGAAAATTGTATATACATGGATAGAATCTGGCCTTCACATCCTTTCATATCGATAATATACATGATGTTACAAACTAATAATTCATATTGACTTTCTTGTGATGAGTGAGGTGAAATTCTGCTTCTTTTGCAAGTTTGCAACTATCACTCATTGTGAGTACTCTTTCAAGTTATAATGAGTAGTTTTCTCTAATTAATTCGTCCTTTGTGTTAAAGTTACCTATCTACATTTTTTTGTTAATTACCTCAAAACATAAGCATTCTTCATGCGCCAACAGTTATGTTGGAATTCTTATTGATCTTCATATGACAAGAAATTTCTTCATTTCAGCTGGTGCGGATTTTCATCGTCATGTTGTATCTTCATCCTTTGCAAAGTATGATCCCATCAAGGGCATCAAGCCGCTGCCATTCCCAAAATTGCGCCCAAGAACTCAAGTTGGTTGTCAGGCATCTTTGTCATCATTCAGCTATCCTGAGTTAACTTCCAAACCTAAATGGTGGTGGAGGTCCCTGGCATGTGTGCCTTATCTTCTGCCACTGCACAACATGTGGACATACGCAGATGCTATCTTCCAGCTTCATCCATATTTGCAAAGATTTAGCCTGCTTTATGCCTTCATTGATACAATGGCCCTACTCCCTGGGTGGCTTTTTCTGGTTATCTTCTTGACCATATACTTCTTTGTTGTCAGGCGGAAGTGGTCACCACACTTCTTGCGGTTTCACATCATATTGGCTATCCTGCTCGATACAGGCTCACAAGCTCTGGCCACAGCGTGCAACTGGAGCCCAAGCATTGTATTCCAGGGTAAACCTATGGCATATTTCTGGATGACAATGACCTTCATTCAGATCTTCACGGTTGTTGAATGCATGAGGTGTGCGCTTTCAGGGGCGTATGCTAACATTCCATTTATATCTCACACGGCATTCATCCATTCAGATCTTAACCTGTTCAGGTAGTTGATCATTGCAAAGTGCATTTTTGGAATTAAGAGGTACTGAATGGGTCTGGTGAACAACAGGACTGAATGTGCTAGGTAGTTTGGGAATGTGGACCCTTGAATAGAAAACAGACCAGAAAGGAAATTAGTGTAATTGTCACTCTTCACTGCATTGTTGCCAGTGCTGTTAACTGTGTGTTTCGGAATTTAAGCTTTAGTGGCATCCACTTCAGCGGGTCAAATCTCTAGAAATTTGAACAGATGAATGCATATCGGTCGACTCGTGCGGGGGATCTTTGTTGTGTATTCCAATCATATGCTGTTTCAGTCGAGCGATTATTTCAACACCGCTTTTTCGTGTAATGATTTTATGCGGACGCAGCATTGAACGGCTTTATTGTTCCCACGATTCAGACGATGAGAGCAGAATCGAGAATCCCCACCGCTGCGATACATTAGGAGACGGGGCTGCCCGGCCAACTGTTGTGATGAGCCATGCGTGCAGCAACTCCTGGTCGTCCGCCTAGCACGCCCGGCAAGCTCCTCGCTGCACCACACTTCTCCATGGAATAGGAAAAGGAACACCGAAAACATACTGAACATGCCAGATTGAGAGCGAAAACATGCAATCACAGAATGACTATTACATAACATGTATCTGCCAGCTCAGATGTTGACATATTTGCTGCAAAAGTATAGCCTTGGGCTTTTTGCCCAGGTACTCTGTTTCTGCTGTGCCCTACAATTCTATAGAAACATGTCCCTAAAAACGTATAAAAAGAATAAATTAGGCCGATGAACGCTCAAGAAGCACAATATGGCTTTGCTGTTCACGTTTCAAACTTTCTGATCAAGCTCAGACTGCGAGGACAGTATCCCGTGCTTCTGAGTTTTCTCACTTGGTGTTGAGTAAACCTGGCGCTCTTTCCCTCCAGGTTTCGACGACGCATTCCCATACCAAATCATGCCGATGACAGCCAGAAGCATGCCAAGGGCGACATGGAAATTGAGGCCCTCTTTGCCAAAGAAAAGGAACCCCAAGGTCAACACGAGAATCGTCTTCATGTGGCCTAGAACTTGGAATGAGACAGCTGTGAATCTTCCGATGCATATGAATTGGCTTAGGTTGGTGCCAACAGCAATTATGCATGACAGCACAATGAAGAACTGAAAAATCAGACATGTGACAAGGAAATTAGAAAGTTTTCCCCAGGTTGGTCAAGCCAACACCAAAGAGAGAAGTTATTGCATCAAGCAAAAGAGCTACTAAGATTCAAATCATATACCAAGCTCATCTCAGTGGACTGTGTATCAGGTTTAAAAAAATACCGTAGATGTTGAAAAACAGAACATTTCCTACATGTCTAAGAAGCATCAACACGAAGCAATATGCTATTTCTTATGGTCACACTAAACTATTACCAGTATTGAATACCCTGAGTATTACTTTGGATAAACAAGTCTCCAAGTCATCTTCAATATTTTCATAACCCCAATGCCAGACATTATTTCCAAGCTACACTAATCACCATAGATCCCGAAAATCTAGCTCAGACAGAATCATCGACGAGTATGAATCTTGCTCCCTCCAATAACAAAAGAGTGATGTTTCTGGGACCTATGCAGTTAACTTTGTTTAGATTGGACACATGGAAAAGATATCTTGCATTGGAAATATCTTTAGTACTATAAACTTGAAAATCCAGTCTTATAAGTATACAATGGAAGTTATGCTCAAACATGTGTTTCTGGACCATGTCAAAGGTCCCAAAACACAGACACACACTAACAAGAGGATATACAGTGCCGAAGTAGCTGGATGAAATAGATGGGTTCCTCTTGAAACAATTTTGCAACTATATAGGCAACACTGATTTGGAGTATGCATCACATACCGTAACTATTGATGTGTAGTTAAAAGTATCAACTCTTTTGTTGGTCAGCCAGAAGTCCACAAAAGGGCCCAATACTAACAGTGATGCTGCCTGAGCAGGAGCAGTATGACCTAAGAGGTTAAATGAACCGAGCGAGTACTTTCGCTGAAGGTGATGAACATACTGCAGCACAGAAGAGGAGATCAAATACATCAGCGTGATAATAATATAACATAAAGGGCTGTTGTGTGAGTGACAAGGTGGGTGGGTGTGtgtggggcggggggggggggggggggggggggggcactgcACACACTATTTAAATGAAAATCAACCAGGTCCAGCAGGTTGAATTTTATTTAGTTATTACTAAACTTCTCTTTGAAAACTAACAAGGGACAAAAGATTCTTCTGCTCACTAGACCTCCAAGAACAGAGAAAATCTAGATTTCAGGATAAGTCTCCAGAAAGTTCGAAAATTCGGTACACAATACTTTCATTAGAAACTATAAAATTCAAACTGCTAAGTTAGAAGTCAAGCTATACAAATAAGGGTTGAAGCAGAATTTCTATCATTAGGAAAAATGGATTATGCAGGTATATGCATAACAAATGACAACTCCTGATATCAAGAATACTCACATGCTGTTGTAGCGCTGTGCTCCAAACAGCTATTACTGCCGCTAATAACCCTTGAGAGTTCACACTAACATCAGTCACAGTACATACAGCAACCCCTACCAGGACAAGCACTATACTGAGCTTTGTATCTCTCGAGTAACGGACTTTGTCAAATAGGATTTCCAGAATGCACAAAACTGGAATGATACACAACTTCGCAATCTGAAAAAGCAAGACACACAGTTCACTACATACATTTTGAATCATATACTGACAAAATACCAAAGTTACTGTCTTCACCTGATAGAATCCAACCGAGTTCCACATCAAACTAACATTCATTCCAACGATGGATAGGTTTGCAAAAAAGACAAACTTTACTAGTTCCAGTAATGGCAAATAGGATGGCTGAATATATCCAAGCCATTTCATTACTTGTGTCATCAAGGTTGTGGTTGCAAAGTGAAGTCCAGTCAGTGTTGTAGCTGTACAACCAAACAGCAGAAAACAACATGAGTACAAGACATCTGATAGTCCAATTCTAGATAAAAGTGATAAGACGCATGGAAAACATGAATAAAGATTAAGGCACTGTCAGTGTCTTACCAAAACTAAAACCATGTGTTGCCATCAAGGCTTTGTTGACCATGATGATACCAACTGATGTTACAACATTGAACATCCATGCCCCAGCATCTAATGCTGCTTTTCTCTCTGCCTTGCTTCCTGGTGCCATACCTTCTTGACATGTAGAGTCCAACCCAATTTTCTAAGAATCAGATCAGACAATCCACCTTCCAAACAAATTGCAACTGAAAGTCAGTTTGACAATCAAACACAATGGCATCAGCACTCATAATCGAACAGGTATCACCTAATACAACTCAAAACTCTGAAATAAAAGCTCTTGCTCCCTCCCCCCTTCCCCCTCTCTCTGGCTGACTTTGCAGTGGAACTGCCCCCAGAATTAGAAATTGGTGaatgcaaaaagaaaattttGAGGCACGCACCCTTGCTAGCTAAGCAAGCTAGGAGTGTGCGGAGTtgccatcatctgcatccacTTTCCCATTGAAATCCCTTGCCTACTTAATTTATGAGTCTGCTGAACCTTGATCCGTGGATGAGACTTTTCATTAGCTCGCTATTCTCTATATGCCGAAATTTTGTATTTGGGGGGCATATCCTCCGCTTTAGAGACAGACCGTAAATCACCAATACAACAGGCAAAGCCAACAATTATCGCTACTTCAAGCACTGTGAACGAAGTTACACGATCCAAACAGACTGAAGTTTAATCTATTCACTATTCTTTTCCGTTTTCTTGGCTGTATGAATTCTCAGTGCACAGCTTAGGTACAAAAGGAGGAAACTCTAGCCTTGGCATGATGTACGATCAGGAACTCCTGTGCCATCTAAGATGGCACATATTTTCTGCCTAAGAACGGCAGGAAATTCTTGGTGACTAACAAGTAATACCACTAGTGATTCAGGACTACTTGGAACAGTTAGGAAGAAAGACCATAGAACACTGGGCATACTTTAACGCGGGGCATGGCTGAAGAAGAACCCAGTCGAACCAGGGGCGGACCCAGCACAGGACATGGTAAGAATTaagatccgaatacaaatagatttgttagggtttggggtgctccgttTCGCACAGCAGAAGGGAAGAAAAGGGGCAGGCATACCTGGTGGATGCTCCTCGCCGGCAAAGGGCCGGGCGAATTCGTGACGAATGGCGCTGCCGCTGGCCCAGTGGTCGCAGCCAGAAAAAGAACACCAAGGGAGGAGGAAAGTGGGGAAGAAACAGAGATGAGTCTGAGCGGAGGGCTGTCAACGAGCCGAACTCGAGCGAGACTAGCGTCTCGAGCCGAGCTCGATACGAGCCTGAGATCCCGCCGAGCCTGCAGCCAAGCTCCAACTCGGTGCGCGATGTTTGTGCAGATTACCTCGTTGAAAGCTCACGGCAGAGCGGATCGATGACAGACAGCTAGACACATGTCATTTGTGATGTCGATAAAGCTAATTTTAATGAGAGTGTTATAAAAGTGTAACAAGAATTAAATTTACTGATATGACAGACAGCGAGAGAAATTTTATGAAATATGAGAGAAATTTTTATCCTCATAATACTTCTCTAGTTTACAATCTTGATAAATGTGCAATAACACTTCTACTAAGAGCAGGGTTAATAGTTCCGCCGGCAGCCGCCTGGAACGACTGGGGCGGTAGTAGTGGACCCGTTGTATTTAATGCACAGCAAAATGTGGCAGCGAGGAGAAATGTGTATGCAAGCGGCAGCGAATAGGAACGGGTTGGAGCCTTTATCCTTGAGCGGGCGTTTCGCGAGCCGCTGGCGTCATTCTCTCTCATACTTTCTCTCTCTAAATAGCTAACCATTGCGGACGCCCAATTATTGGGTATGCAGTTTCACGCTAGCAAGTCGTGAGAAGCTCGCCCTGTCCTCTCTCTGTGTTTCTCCCTCTTCCAGCTGGATTTTGTATGACATGGAGATCCGAATCGCCGGCTAACTGTAGCCATGATACTTGCTTTTAGAGCGACTCCAAGAGCTTTTGTAAATGGATTTGATTAggttaaaaaatagaaaaaacttaCAAAAACTGAATCCAACAGCTTACGTAAACATCCCCATTAGCTATTCCAGTAGCCATTTCCGGTCTCTCACAAGGCAAAAATACATGCCCGCTCCGTTCGGTATCCGCCTCATCTCTCGCCCCTCGCCCCGAGCTCCAAGCTCCTTTCCGAGGTCTCCCGAGCTCCGACGTTGGCGGCAACGGCTGAATCGGCGGTCACGACGGCTgaatcggcgacggcggcagccgATTTGAGACCGCACAGCTCCTCCCGGCAGGGACCTCCGACGCGAGCTCCCCCTCGTCCAAGATATCCGCATGCAAGGCCGCGCAGCTCCTCCCGGCGGGGACCTCCGGCTCGAGCTCCCCCTCGGCGCCGATATCTGCATGTGAGGTCGTGCAGCTCCTCCCGCGTGGGGACCTCCGGTGTCGAGCTTGCCCTGGctgtgcggcggcgggaggagtgGGGCGGCGTGCGAGCTTGACGACGGGAGTGGGGAGGGAGGACGAAGGAGATGATGTGGAGGCTGGGACACTGACAGGCGGGACTCGTAGAAAGGAGAGTATATGAAGAGTGGGATTTAGCTAAGCTGTTAGTTCTCCAACTTTTTTGTTAGCTTTTTATTTGTTTACCTATTCTTTTATCTAGTCATTTATCTAGGAATTAACTAAtttcttggagttgctcttagttgGTATCAGCTGCTCTCCAAGAAAAATGGCTAGGTAGCGGACGAGTGTGCCGAGACGTCACCACCATCTTTGCTCATGACCGAGGATACTTCACGAACTCCGAAGGTCATCATGACGAATGAGGAATGACGCTGAGTAATAAAGATCTCCCTTCTTCTCGcaccaaaagaaaaagaaaagaaaaggtatcCATGACATCCTTCGTTCCTTGGTTACTCACTCCAACACTGCATTTCAGTTGCGAGCACGGAGCGCCAGCGCTCACAATTCACgagtgccggccggccggccagtccTCACCTTCCACTTGCAGAATGCAGAATTGCAGAGCACCCCGCATCTCATGCCAGTGGGATGTCGCCGCGCAACCAACCGGCTGACCGCTCATCGGCAGCCAAATTCCGCCGTGACCGGGCGAGAAGTGCTCGCTGAACCCACCGCGTAGTGGTTTGGTGCCGAGCTCACCTCCGACGCCTGCCCCACGGCACCCGGCAGCCGGGCGCGCGACGCGTCCCTGCTTGCACTAGCACGCGCTTCGGATCAGATGGCATCGCCCACCTGTCCTCCCCAACCGCTGCAATCTAGGGCTTGCGGATGACAGGTGCAGAGCAGCTGCCGCTTGGGCTTTAAGGGTCTTGTACAGTTGTACGTGCCAACGCTGCTGTCGAAATCCAAGTGTCCAACAGAGATTTGCAAATGGATCCTGTTGTTCTTCCGGTTCAGTGCTTACACGGGAACGAAGATGTGACTCTGAAGCCACGGTCTCACTCTCACAGATTGGTACGCTGGATGGCTTTGGTTCAGCACCAAAAGTGAggactttctttctttctttcatttttcagtTGAGTAAGATTGATACATGTGCCGATCGACCTAACTCGTGGAGAGGATGTTGGATGTTTTGTGCTCCACATTTCTCTTGTGCTGGGACGACGATGACCCTCGAGTTTTCTAGCTTTTTTCGCCACACACGGGTCAGTGATTTGGTCTTAAACCTCAAAAGCTCTGAAATGCTGACGGCGACTCTTTACCAACCTTTCTTCATCAATCCAACGGCCACGAGGTGCCATGCCACATCGATCCCTTGAAGGGAACAGGTATAATTCATACCCTCGACCAAAAGAAacggggattttttttttgaaaaaaatgcaCACTCCTGTCTGTGTGTGTTACTAATCATTATGTGAAGCATGGACTTAGGAAACTCTTGTTATCCTGTGCTCACTAATCCGGATGCAGTTTCCAGCAGTCGCGTGCAAAATCGCCATCCTGATTGCCAGCAGAGTAGCCATGTCATCAACTGTCAAGAGGAGTAGGATGCCAGCGCGGATCTCCGGGTAGGGTTGTGTGCGGCCGTACCCGGAACTGAACAGCCCAACTGCTCCAGCTTTCAGTCTCTCTGACAGCACGGCTGAACCACCGCCGCGTCTTCCCTGGCTCCTCCGCTTCCCGCCAAGCGAAAGCGCCACCCGTGCTGGCCCCATTG is drawn from Panicum virgatum strain AP13 chromosome 1N, P.virgatum_v5, whole genome shotgun sequence and contains these coding sequences:
- the LOC120656448 gene encoding UDP-rhamnose/UDP-galactose transporter 6-like isoform X1, encoding MAPGSKAERKAALDAGAWMFNVVTSVGIIMVNKALMATHGFSFATTLTGLHFATTTLMTQVMKWLGYIQPSYLPLLELVKFVFFANLSIVGMNVSLMWNSVGFYQVKTVTLVFCQYMIQNVCSELCVLLFQIAKLCIIPVLCILEILFDKVRYSRDTKLSIVLVLVGVAVCTVTDVSVNSQGLLAAVIAVWSTALQQHYVHHLQRKYSLGSFNLLGHTAPAQAASLLVLGPFVDFWLTNKRVDTFNYTSIVTFFIVLSCIIAVGTNLSQFICIGRFTAVSFQVLGHMKTILVLTLGFLFFGKEGLNFHVALGMLLAVIGMIWYGNASSKPGGKERQVYSTPSEKTQKHGILSSQSELDQKV
- the LOC120656448 gene encoding UDP-rhamnose/UDP-galactose transporter 6-like isoform X2 — encoded protein: MAPGSKAERKAALDAGAWMFNVVTSVGIIMVNKALMATHGFSFATTLTGLHFATTTLMTQVMKWLGYIQPSYLPLLELVKFVFFANLSIVGMNVSLMWNSVGFYQIAKLCIIPVLCILEILFDKVRYSRDTKLSIVLVLVGVAVCTVTDVSVNSQGLLAAVIAVWSTALQQHYVHHLQRKYSLGSFNLLGHTAPAQAASLLVLGPFVDFWLTNKRVDTFNYTSIVTFFIVLSCIIAVGTNLSQFICIGRFTAVSFQVLGHMKTILVLTLGFLFFGKEGLNFHVALGMLLAVIGMIWYGNASSKPGGKERQVYSTPSEKTQKHGILSSQSELDQKV
- the LOC120656451 gene encoding protein TIC 20-I, chloroplastic-like; the protein is MFPCHGVATANAHLLGVAGARYGSPARPFLRARPAFLSLRDPAFCHEQKSFALRAGADFHRHVVSSSFAKYDPIKGIKPLPFPKLRPRTQVGCQASLSSFSYPELTSKPKWWWRSLACVPYLLPLHNMWTYADAIFQLHPYLQRFSLLYAFIDTMALLPGWLFLVIFLTIYFFVVRRKWSPHFLRFHIILAILLDTGSQALATACNWSPSIVFQGKPMAYFWMTMTFIQIFTVVECMRCALSGAYANIPFISHTAFIHSDLNLFR